Genomic DNA from Alicyclobacillus fastidiosus:
CTTGCGTTCACCTGGGCAGGAACGAAGTACGCGTGGGGATCCTCGCAGACGATTCTCCTCTTCGTAGTCGGTATCGTGCTACTTGTTCTATTCCTGTTGTGGGAACGCCGTGCCAAGGAGCCAGTGCTTACACCGACGCTGTTTAAGTCGAGAATTTTTACGATGAGCTTAATTCTCGGTATCTTCATGATGATGGGCATGTTCGGCAGCATGATGTATTTGCCGACTTACGTACAGGGCGTCATCGGTCTCAACGCGACGAACAGCGGATTCCTGTTGTCGCCGATGATGATTTCGTTTATCGCTGCGAGCGTCATTTCCGGTCAAATCATGACCCGCACGGGTCGGTATGTTCGCCTCGCCAATGTGAGTTCAGCGATCATTATTGTCGGCTTCATTCTGTTGGCGACGCTCAACGTCAACACGCATTTTTGGTCGGTCATTATTGACATGGTGGTTCTCGGGCTCGGTATCGGAGCGCTCATGCCGTTGCTCAACGTCGCGGTGCAAAATGCGTTTCCGTATGAAATGATGGGTACGGTGAATTCCACTCAGCAGTTTGTAAGTTCACTTGGCGGCGTGATCGCGTCACCGATTTTTGGATCCGTCCTCAACAACGGATTTCAACACAAATTGACCGACACCATGCCTGCACAATTGAGTTCCATGAAATCGACGCTGAGTTCCTTAGACCCGCAGGCTCTGCTCACCGCGCAGGCGCAGCAGGCTTTGAAATCGAAGTTTGCGAGCATGGGGAGTGCGGGGCAAACCCTGTACAATCAGTTGATTCACGCAGTAAAAGTGTCTCTGACGACAGGTGTTCACCACTTGTTCCTCGTCGGACTCGTATTTGGGTGCCTAACGTTTATCGGGACGTTCTTCTTGCCAGAAGTTCGTCTGAAGGGCAAAGAGTACTTTGCGAACAGCGATAAGGAGTCGGGAGATGCACCGATAGGACAGAAGCCACAAGTAGAGTAACACGCACAAGGGGACTTTGTTTTGCGTTCACAAACACTTAACAGAAGTTCAACGGTGGCTTGATGTTTGTCCAGTACATTGGAATCAACCATTGGTGTCTGCCTAACGCGCCAATGCTCCCCCTTTCAGTCATTTCGGGCCGTAACCGGATGTATCTTCCGATACCTCTGTTACGGCCCTCCTTTTATCCTGAACTATCTCATTTTCCAACGCGCCGTTTGATCCACTCGTCGAATTCCGTGGCGACGATCCGTTCACCGGTGATTCCCGCAGCCGCAGGGGACGCTAGGAAGACAATGGGGCGGGCCATAATAGCTGGGGAGAGAATGTTTGGCATGGAGTCGTATACCTCGCTGTATTCGTCAGGTAACATGCCTGTACGCGTAGCGCCTCCTGGCAGAAGCATGTTGACCGCCACCCCGCTGTCGCGTAGATCTTCGGCCATGATGTAGGACAGTGATTCTGCGCCGGCTCTAGATGGGCCATAGGGTACAAATCCTTTTCGGCGCATCGTCTCATGGTTCATGGAGATATTGATGATGCGTCCATACCCCTGTTTCACCATCAACGGCGCGAACGTGCGAGATACGAGAAAGTACCCGGTCAAGTTCGTATCGATAAGGTCTTTGAATCCTTCTGGAGACACCTCATAAAATGGCTGCGGTTCAAACAGGAACTTGGGGTTGACTGTACGCATTCCGATCCCCGCGTTGTTGACGAGGACGTCGAGTTTTCCCCAACTGTTCACCACCCAGTCCTTCGCCGCTTCGATACTCGAGGCGGATCGGACGTCAATCGACAATTCGTGTGCATCGAGACCTTCTTGGCGAAAACGCTCTACCACATCGGACAGCTTGTTCCCTCCGCGCGATGCCACCGCCACCGTGGCACCTTCCTTGAGCAGTGCGTAGGCCATCGCATAGCCTAACCCACTCGAGGCACCTGTGACGAGCGCATGAATCCCTGACAGTTGATGTTTGGCCAAGTGAAATCGCTCCTTCGTAAGTCTATTGTCTTCCAAATCTCACCCCAATTCAAATGGACTCCGAGCCTCGTGCGGCCATTCAGGGGTATCTGTAGTAGTAGCAATTATCATGATAGGAAGATTTTAAGGGATGACCAGGTAACGGATGTCCTGTAGACTCCTTCACGTGCGACAAGCATAAGCCGAATCGGCGACTAGCTGACTAGTCGACGTACGGGGGATTATTGGTCGATAGACCTGGGGTCAATCGCAACTTGCGACGGGTGGCTCGTCATCCGAACCCGACAACTAACCTCGGAGGCCACTACGAGAGGATGAGTATATATGCGTTTGTCACGTATGTTGGTAGGTACCTTTACAGCCGCTGCAGCTTGGGGTCTCACGTTGACGCCAGCGTTTGCCGCAGCCAACACAGTAACCGTACAACCAGGAGACTCGCTTTGGAAAATTGCACACGCCCGTGGGATTTCCCTACAGTCCTTGGAAAGTGCGAATCCGTCTGCAAACCCGGCGGATTTATTGGTCGGAACGGTTCTAAAGCTCCCTACGACAAATGCAGCGCAGAGCTCGTCAGTGAGTACGACGGCGCAACAGAACCTGTACTGGATGGAACACATCATCAACGCGGAGGCAGGCGGAGAATCACAGGAGGCTCAGGTAGCCGTGGGCAATGTGATCATGCATCGGTTAGCCAACGGATCGTACGGCAAGACGGTGCACGATGTCGTGTTTCAAATTGCCGACGGGCACTACCAGTTTTCTTGTGTTCCTAACGGTTATATCTATCAAACGCCAAATGCTTCGAGTATTACTGCTGCAGAAAAAGTGCTTCAAACGCAAGATGATGAAGTGCCAGGCGCGTTGGTCTTTTACAACCCGTCGCAGACACCGGCATCCAGTTGGGTACGGACGCAACCGACGATCACCCAGATCGATGATCTCGTATTCGCGAAGTAAGGTTGACGATCCGGTCAAAAGAGCGCTCCCGAACCAGGGGCGCTCTTTTCTATGTGCGGCCGAACGGGTGTCAGGATAGGCTTGATCACGGCGTCGCTTCTTCTCGTTGCGACGTCGCACGGGCGTGGGTGCGGTATGAAACACCCAGTCCCGTACCATCCTGTGGGGGATGCATGGAAAGAATGTCTGACAGGGATGGGGGACCAAGCGCTTGTACACGCTAAGGCAAATTGTTGAATACTTGGAATCCAGTGACTATCGTTCAACCCGCGGGAGATTGATTGATGACCCTGTGTTTTTCAAACTGAAGGACATGGTGCAGGAAATAGATTTGGCCACGGCGAATAGGAAACAGCAAGAAGCTATTGATGAGTGTTAAGTATTTCTTCAGAGCAAATACGAATAATCTGGCCGTGCAGGACTATACTAGAAGTGTCACATGTGTGATGGTAGACGTGTTCGTCAGACGTCTTTGGGCGACACGGGCGGATTGGGATTGGTTATTGACACCGTAGGGAATTGGGTGTACATTGACTAAGATACCAACTGCATGATTATCTTTGATACATGAGCCCTTTTCTCTGCTCGGTTGGGTTTGAGAAACGGCTTTTGTGTAAATTGAAAGTGTGCTTTGGCACCATGGAGGAATTACTACATGCAACAGGGAACAGTTAAGTGGTTCAACGCAGAAAAAGGCTTTGGCTTCATCCAAGTTGAAGGCGGCGACGATGTATTCGTACACTTCAGTGCAATCCAGGGCAACGGCTTTAAGACGTTGGACGAAGGACAGGCTGTAGAGTTTGAAATCGTTGAAGGCCCAAAGGGTCCTCAAGCTGCTAACGTTTACAAGCTTTAATTCGCCGTTACGCCCATGCGAAATATTATTTTCGCATGGGCTTTTTATTGTTTCCACGACCTCATCTCCATCTTTAGAACGAATGGTTTCGTTTTGGGCCGCGGGTTCGAATCCTGCCGTTTGGTCCAAAACGACGACGTGACTGACAGCGCTGTAGGTGGGCTGGCAGAACGGGCGATGGGTCAAAAAAAGCGCCACTGAGAGGTTGAGCTATTCGCTGCTCTCAGTGGCGCTTTTTTGTTTGGCAGTTAGTGGCTTGTTCGGCCGGATAGCGATTGTTCTGCGAACGCTACGAGGCGTTTCGTAATCTCCCCACCCACGCTGCCGTTTTGGCGCGCGCTGGTATCGGCACCGAGTTGCACGCCAAATTCCGACGCGATTTCATACTTCATTTGTTCGAGAGCACGAGATGCTCCAGAAATCAATGTTTCGTTGTTATTTGCCATATGTGGTGACCTCCTTAAAGTTGATGATTACAGTTTTCCGCAGGGCACGTGGATTATTCGCCATCTCATGACAAATATCGACATCGATATCAAACGGTACGGTTTTGATCGACGTTCAAGTGAATTTCAAAGCCCTTGGCTACACTGGTTCAGAGCACATGATGCTTTGCATGATGATTCACACTCGTCCTGTTACACGTAAGGGATACGTCGAGATCCGATTAGGGAAAATTTTGTTTATGGCTCGTTTATAAATTTCCAGATTGTTCATCATACATAGCAGGCAGAGGAATCCAGAGGAGGGCTTTTGGTGGAGCAGGAAGCAGAAAAGGAAGTTCGCAAACTCGCCGATCAGGCAGCAAGAAATTTCCGGGCGGAGTTTGGTGAAGAGATATCGGGCCTTCGGAACCAGGTCGTTCAGATGCAAGAGATGATCCGTCAGTTGGAGCGTCCCAATGAGTCGCAAACTGAAGAGGGAACTGATTCAAACGACCTGTTGAAACAATTACGCGAGTTCGGTCAGAAGTCACAGCAACAACAACAGCAGGCGTATCAGCAATTGCAACAGTCGATTCAGCAGGCGGTGCAACTGCTTGGGCAAGCGGTGAAA
This window encodes:
- a CDS encoding MDR family MFS transporter, which translates into the protein MATSSETVQRTNQIVGRRRWWALATVMLTMFFSSMDQTVVSTAIPTIVSKLNGLNLYSWLFSAYMMASAVTVPIYGKLSDVFGRKPFYIFGLVMFGVGSAISGMSHTMLELVIARGIQGIGAGAMMSMPRATIGDIFDPKERGRWMGVIGAVFGLSSIIGPALGGWITDSLSWRWVFYINLPFAVLALIGVIMTLPRVRADHRVQVDWFGALLMIIGLIPILLAFTWAGTKYAWGSSQTILLFVVGIVLLVLFLLWERRAKEPVLTPTLFKSRIFTMSLILGIFMMMGMFGSMMYLPTYVQGVIGLNATNSGFLLSPMMISFIAASVISGQIMTRTGRYVRLANVSSAIIIVGFILLATLNVNTHFWSVIIDMVVLGLGIGALMPLLNVAVQNAFPYEMMGTVNSTQQFVSSLGGVIASPIFGSVLNNGFQHKLTDTMPAQLSSMKSTLSSLDPQALLTAQAQQALKSKFASMGSAGQTLYNQLIHAVKVSLTTGVHHLFLVGLVFGCLTFIGTFFLPEVRLKGKEYFANSDKESGDAPIGQKPQVE
- a CDS encoding SDR family NAD(P)-dependent oxidoreductase: MAKHQLSGIHALVTGASSGLGYAMAYALLKEGATVAVASRGGNKLSDVVERFRQEGLDAHELSIDVRSASSIEAAKDWVVNSWGKLDVLVNNAGIGMRTVNPKFLFEPQPFYEVSPEGFKDLIDTNLTGYFLVSRTFAPLMVKQGYGRIINISMNHETMRRKGFVPYGPSRAGAESLSYIMAEDLRDSGVAVNMLLPGGATRTGMLPDEYSEVYDSMPNILSPAIMARPIVFLASPAAAGITGERIVATEFDEWIKRRVGK
- a CDS encoding cell wall hydrolase, whose product is MRLSRMLVGTFTAAAAWGLTLTPAFAAANTVTVQPGDSLWKIAHARGISLQSLESANPSANPADLLVGTVLKLPTTNAAQSSSVSTTAQQNLYWMEHIINAEAGGESQEAQVAVGNVIMHRLANGSYGKTVHDVVFQIADGHYQFSCVPNGYIYQTPNASSITAAEKVLQTQDDEVPGALVFYNPSQTPASSWVRTQPTITQIDDLVFAK
- a CDS encoding cold-shock protein; the encoded protein is MQQGTVKWFNAEKGFGFIQVEGGDDVFVHFSAIQGNGFKTLDEGQAVEFEIVEGPKGPQAANVYKL
- a CDS encoding alpha/beta-type small acid-soluble spore protein, producing the protein MANNNETLISGASRALEQMKYEIASEFGVQLGADTSARQNGSVGGEITKRLVAFAEQSLSGRTSH